The Gemmatimonadales bacterium genome includes a window with the following:
- a CDS encoding serine/threonine protein kinase — translation MTPQLTPDRWRLVKAAFAELSELPTDERALRLDQMTFGDSALRAEVEALLAAADAVGDRFERSPLEALAPDAVSDPVGWRVGPYQIIRPIGRGGMGAVYEAHRADADFHKRVAVKMVARGRDSDAILRRFRYERQILARLEHRNIAALLDGGVTDDGQPYFVMEYVEGERIDRYCSAAQLGIHDRLRLFRQVCTAVQYAHQNLVVHRDLKPSNILVSADGTVKLLDFGIAKVLDPEESDAEPMTQTGVAPMTTAYASPEQLMGSPVTTSSDVYSLGVLLYELLTGRPPFDVTDLPVLEARRRMAESMPDLPSRVVAAETMSSTAEPTTRRLQRAIEGELDDIVMMALRKEPERRYSSVEAMSEDILRFLAGLPIQATPDSVRYRIGKLVRRNRAAVAALAVAVVALVAGTAVSVWQAGRARAERDRAELELAKAESVTEFLRSVFLAATPQQLGRQVTVVDAIDAAVPRVDSAFHDQLAARSAVKVILATTLFDMGLLDRAEPLAREALQLQTSLDSGRVTWAGATTRYNLAMVERSLGRPDAAEPLLREALAQYESLPGVDPAEIAVGWAEMALLLSEQGRHEDAITLQSRVVQLLRQRGAGQVRRRSVTIANYASLLTEVGRLAEAEPLHRESIALAEEARGPDDPLVGSILQPFAINLLYAGRPAEAESVARRSYRILSHHLDPFNPATLVGLRGLLNVLVEHGGCREAVSLAEPVIAERGKRVPESELSLGSAYLAAGDCLGRDGDPVRAEALLREAVRLRQRTLPAGHWATGHAESLLGEFLVRHGKKDEGRSLGAGAVAALEAALGSDHYRTLQARARLSRD, via the coding sequence GTGACACCGCAACTGACCCCCGATCGCTGGCGCCTGGTCAAGGCCGCCTTTGCCGAGTTGTCCGAGCTGCCGACCGACGAACGCGCCCTTCGGCTCGACCAGATGACATTCGGTGACTCGGCCCTGCGGGCCGAGGTCGAAGCGCTGCTTGCGGCGGCCGACGCCGTGGGCGACCGTTTCGAGCGCTCGCCGCTCGAAGCGCTGGCTCCCGATGCCGTGAGCGACCCGGTCGGCTGGCGGGTCGGGCCCTACCAGATCATCAGGCCGATCGGTCGGGGTGGGATGGGTGCGGTCTACGAGGCGCACCGGGCCGACGCCGACTTTCACAAGCGCGTCGCGGTCAAGATGGTGGCGCGTGGGCGGGACTCCGACGCGATCCTGCGGCGCTTTCGCTATGAGCGCCAGATTCTGGCGCGGCTCGAGCACCGGAACATTGCCGCCCTGCTCGACGGTGGGGTCACCGACGACGGGCAGCCGTACTTCGTGATGGAGTACGTCGAGGGTGAGCGGATCGACCGCTACTGCTCGGCAGCGCAGCTGGGCATCCATGACCGCTTGCGGCTCTTCCGTCAGGTTTGTACCGCCGTCCAGTATGCCCATCAGAATCTGGTCGTTCACCGCGATCTCAAGCCGAGCAACATCCTGGTCAGCGCCGACGGCACCGTCAAGCTGCTCGACTTCGGCATTGCCAAGGTGCTCGACCCCGAGGAGTCGGATGCCGAGCCGATGACGCAGACGGGCGTCGCCCCGATGACGACCGCGTACGCCAGTCCGGAACAGCTGATGGGCAGCCCCGTCACCACGTCGAGCGACGTGTACTCTCTCGGTGTGCTGCTTTACGAGCTGCTGACCGGGCGACCGCCGTTCGATGTTACGGACTTGCCCGTGCTCGAAGCCCGGCGCCGGATGGCGGAGTCGATGCCTGACCTGCCAAGCCGCGTGGTCGCCGCCGAGACCATGTCGTCGACCGCCGAGCCGACCACGCGGCGCCTGCAGCGCGCCATCGAGGGTGAACTCGACGATATCGTGATGATGGCGCTGCGGAAGGAGCCGGAGCGCCGATATTCCTCGGTGGAGGCCATGTCCGAGGACATCTTGCGCTTCCTGGCCGGGCTGCCGATTCAGGCCACCCCCGACTCGGTACGGTACCGGATCGGCAAGCTGGTGCGGAGGAATCGGGCTGCGGTCGCTGCGCTGGCGGTGGCGGTGGTCGCCCTCGTGGCCGGCACGGCCGTCAGCGTGTGGCAGGCGGGGCGGGCCCGCGCCGAGCGGGACCGGGCGGAGCTCGAGTTGGCCAAGGCCGAGAGCGTCACGGAGTTTCTCCGTTCCGTCTTTCTCGCCGCCACTCCGCAACAGCTGGGCCGGCAGGTCACCGTCGTCGATGCGATCGATGCCGCCGTGCCCCGGGTCGACTCGGCGTTTCACGACCAGCTGGCCGCGCGCTCGGCGGTCAAGGTCATCCTGGCCACGACGCTGTTCGACATGGGCTTGCTGGACCGGGCGGAACCTCTGGCGCGCGAAGCGCTGCAGCTGCAGACCTCGCTCGACAGCGGGCGGGTCACCTGGGCCGGCGCCACGACACGCTACAACCTGGCAATGGTCGAGCGTTCGCTCGGTCGTCCGGATGCTGCGGAGCCGCTGCTGCGTGAGGCACTGGCACAGTACGAATCACTGCCCGGGGTCGATCCGGCGGAAATTGCGGTCGGGTGGGCCGAGATGGCGCTGCTGCTGAGCGAGCAGGGGCGCCACGAGGATGCCATTACCCTGCAGAGCCGGGTCGTTCAGCTGCTGCGTCAGCGGGGCGCCGGGCAAGTCCGTCGCCGTTCGGTGACCATCGCCAACTATGCCAGCCTGCTGACCGAAGTGGGTCGCCTGGCGGAGGCGGAGCCGCTCCATCGGGAGAGCATTGCGCTGGCGGAGGAGGCGCGCGGACCGGATGACCCGCTGGTCGGCAGCATTCTACAACCGTTTGCGATCAACCTGCTCTATGCCGGTCGGCCGGCGGAAGCGGAGTCGGTGGCGCGTCGCAGCTATCGGATTCTGTCGCATCACTTGGACCCGTTCAACCCGGCCACGCTGGTGGGTTTGCGCGGCCTGCTCAACGTGCTGGTGGAGCATGGCGGGTGTCGCGAGGCCGTGAGTCTGGCGGAACCGGTCATTGCGGAGCGTGGCAAGCGGGTCCCCGAAAGCGAGCTGTCGCTTGGCTCGGCTTACCTCGCCGCAGGCGACTGCCTGGGGCGCGACGGTGACCCCGTCCGAGCGGAGGCCCTGCTGCGGGAAGCGGTTCGGCTACGCCAGCGAACCTTGCCGGCCGGGCATTGGGCCACCGGGCACGCCGAGAGCCTGCTGGGAGAGTTTCTGGTCCGTCACGGTAAGAAGGATGAGGGACGGTCGCTCGGGGCGGGCGCAGTTGCTGCGCTCGAGGCCGCCCTGGGCAGCGATCACTACCGGACCCTCCAGGCCCGAGCCCGTCTTTCGCGCGATTAG
- a CDS encoding sigma-70 family RNA polymerase sigma factor, translating to MESSQSEVTQLLTLVSDGEPDALDRLLPLVYDELKVLAASHLRRERGDHTLSPTALVHEVFLRMVGQHSVNWVGRAHFFGIAAQAMRRILVDHARRRTARKRGRQHQVTLDTDADVPDDLSSDEVMAVDEALAQLAELDPRQAKLIELRYFAGFSIEETAAVLGISTATVKRDWALARAWLQHRLGP from the coding sequence GTGGAATCCTCTCAGTCCGAAGTCACCCAGCTGCTCACCCTCGTCTCGGATGGCGAGCCGGACGCGCTCGACCGCCTTTTGCCGCTCGTCTACGACGAACTCAAGGTGCTTGCCGCGAGCCATTTGCGTCGGGAGCGGGGCGATCACACTCTGAGTCCGACCGCGCTGGTGCACGAAGTCTTTCTCCGGATGGTCGGGCAGCACTCGGTCAACTGGGTTGGCCGGGCGCATTTCTTCGGCATCGCCGCCCAGGCAATGCGCCGGATTCTGGTCGACCATGCCCGGCGCCGCACCGCGCGCAAGCGGGGCCGGCAGCATCAGGTCACCCTCGATACCGATGCCGATGTGCCGGACGATCTGTCGTCCGACGAAGTCATGGCGGTCGACGAGGCGCTTGCCCAGCTTGCCGAGCTGGATCCGCGGCAGGCCAAGCTGATCGAGCTGCGCTACTTCGCCGGGTTCTCCATCGAAGAGACCGCCGCCGTGCTCGGAATCTCGACGGCAACGGTCAAGCGCGACTGGGCCCTGGCACGGGCCTGGTTGCAGCACCGGCTGGGGCCGTGA
- a CDS encoding FAD-binding oxidoreductase encodes MTPAERVRDPVLIVGSGLPAAAVARAVATAGLRAVLVDEREPVREGGGEGLWYAPWWPGGEPPIVQLTEAGIDRLEAVYRESGEGFSANRRGRLIVTGRPELARLLRSMAGRQAALGHGPLREHTTTDWYLPSPPDGFRGVPDGFDLLEGAGLRSAFPFLDPGMVLGVHVRRAGWVDARALRRWLIGAIRGAGGVVVSEPVRGIEFTGDGWRITTVSGARLSGPTLVLAGSRVRSLGRLAGFELPWADYTRLVGVLAGGARAMPGSCPMIAADLDGWGAVGPAGELGAEAAWGLPSLLADGDGGLRLEAAMPGVPAAAEVGRLGEALLERLGQAVATLRSYRGPPGGLEVAAYPMPLAPDLRPAIGMADRRGGFVVAGVGMTVGLVLGAADLLAAYLAGAPLPGYAPAFVPGRFGPLSLRPPDGTTSRVDF; translated from the coding sequence ATGACGCCCGCTGAACGCGTTCGAGATCCCGTCCTGATCGTCGGGTCGGGACTGCCGGCGGCCGCCGTGGCGCGGGCCGTAGCCACCGCCGGTTTGCGGGCGGTCCTGGTCGACGAACGGGAGCCCGTCCGCGAGGGCGGGGGCGAGGGCCTTTGGTACGCGCCCTGGTGGCCGGGTGGGGAGCCGCCGATCGTGCAGCTGACCGAGGCCGGAATCGACCGGCTCGAGGCAGTCTACCGCGAGAGCGGCGAAGGGTTCAGCGCCAATCGGCGCGGCCGGCTGATCGTCACCGGGCGGCCCGAGCTTGCGCGCTTGCTGCGAAGCATGGCCGGTCGCCAGGCCGCGCTGGGACACGGGCCGCTTCGCGAGCACACCACGACGGACTGGTATCTGCCCTCACCACCCGACGGCTTTCGCGGTGTGCCGGACGGCTTCGATCTGCTGGAAGGTGCTGGTCTTCGAAGCGCCTTTCCGTTCCTGGATCCCGGCATGGTGCTTGGTGTGCACGTCCGCCGGGCCGGGTGGGTCGATGCCCGCGCCCTCCGTCGCTGGCTGATCGGCGCCATACGGGGAGCAGGCGGGGTCGTCGTCTCGGAACCGGTGCGAGGAATCGAGTTCACCGGAGACGGCTGGCGGATTACGACCGTCTCCGGTGCGCGCCTTTCGGGACCGACCCTGGTGCTGGCGGGATCTCGCGTGCGCTCGCTCGGGCGCCTCGCGGGGTTCGAGCTGCCCTGGGCCGACTACACGCGACTGGTTGGTGTGCTGGCGGGCGGCGCACGCGCCATGCCTGGCTCCTGTCCAATGATCGCCGCTGATCTGGATGGTTGGGGCGCCGTGGGGCCTGCCGGCGAACTCGGCGCTGAGGCAGCGTGGGGCTTGCCGTCGTTGCTGGCAGACGGTGACGGGGGGCTTCGACTCGAGGCGGCCATGCCCGGCGTGCCGGCGGCAGCCGAGGTCGGTCGGCTGGGCGAGGCGTTGCTCGAGCGCCTGGGACAGGCGGTGGCGACGCTGCGTAGCTATCGTGGTCCGCCTGGCGGGCTCGAGGTGGCGGCCTATCCGATGCCCCTTGCCCCCGATCTGCGACCCGCCATCGGAATGGCCGATCGCCGGGGCGGCTTCGTCGTGGCGGGGGTCGGGATGACGGTGGGGCTGGTCCTCGGGGCCGCGGATCTGCTGGCGGCCTACCTGGCCGGGGCTCCGCTGCCCGGCTATGCGCCGGCGTTCGTGCCCGGGCGGTTCGGTCCCTTATCCCTGCGCCCACCCGACGGCACGACCAGCCGGGTTGATTTCTAG
- a CDS encoding molybdopterin-guanine dinucleotide biosynthesis protein MobB, which yields MRLISIVGHPRVGKTTLLAMLARELTRRGKRVAAIRAVGDPLEQFDRASDAGSILHEGQLDGFLQVGRGTRMLLERADTEPSTAELALRYFSDRDLVLADNLTDDGIPKIEVFRSSLGPAPLATTSSVQQDWIAVLSDIELPAIKCSVLRFTDTMWLQFLAALVWDRARRFEPS from the coding sequence ATGCGGCTCATTTCGATTGTCGGCCATCCGCGCGTCGGAAAAACCACCCTGCTCGCCATGCTCGCCCGAGAACTGACTCGGCGAGGCAAGCGGGTAGCGGCCATCCGCGCCGTGGGGGATCCTTTGGAACAGTTCGACCGAGCCAGCGATGCCGGATCGATCCTTCACGAGGGGCAGCTGGACGGCTTTCTGCAGGTCGGACGGGGCACCCGGATGCTGCTCGAGCGAGCGGACACTGAGCCGAGCACCGCCGAGCTGGCGCTCCGCTACTTCAGCGACCGCGATCTCGTCCTGGCAGACAATCTGACCGATGACGGCATCCCGAAGATCGAGGTCTTTCGCTCCTCGCTCGGCCCCGCGCCGCTCGCGACCACCAGTTCAGTGCAGCAGGACTGGATCGCCGTGCTGAGCGACATCGAGCTGCCTGCAATCAAGTGCTCCGTGCTTCGCTTCACCGACACCATGTGGCTGCAGTTTCTCGCCGCGCTCGTGTGGGATCGCGCCCGGCGGTTCGAGCCCTCCTGA
- a CDS encoding zinc metalloprotease HtpX, giving the protein MNNMRTFVLMAALMALFLALGQLIGGSQGLVLALVVGSAMNFIMYFFSDKMVLRMYRARVVSEQEAPELYRMVDRLRQRAGLPMPVVAITDEAQPNAFATGRSPEKAVVAVTTGLLRALPVDEIEGVVAHELAHIKNRDMLISTIAAGIAGAIGYLPWLIMFGRDREDGGGHPIASLAALILGPLAAGIIQMAVSRQREFEADRVGAEILGRPRSLANALTRLDAMAQRIPMQITPAAAPLAQVNPLAATGGGLTKLFSTHPPTAERVAKLMEMANAR; this is encoded by the coding sequence ATGAATAACATGCGGACGTTTGTTCTGATGGCGGCTCTGATGGCGCTGTTTCTGGCGCTGGGGCAGCTCATCGGCGGGAGCCAGGGGCTGGTGCTTGCCCTCGTGGTCGGTTCGGCCATGAATTTCATCATGTACTTCTTTTCCGATAAGATGGTGCTTCGGATGTACCGGGCTCGGGTGGTGAGCGAGCAGGAAGCGCCGGAGTTGTATCGGATGGTCGACCGGCTGCGCCAGCGCGCTGGGTTACCGATGCCCGTCGTCGCGATCACGGACGAAGCTCAGCCTAACGCGTTTGCCACGGGCCGGAGTCCGGAAAAGGCGGTCGTCGCGGTCACCACGGGGCTGCTGCGTGCGCTGCCAGTCGACGAGATCGAGGGTGTCGTGGCCCACGAGCTGGCGCACATCAAGAACCGCGATATGCTGATCTCGACCATCGCAGCCGGTATTGCCGGCGCAATCGGTTACCTGCCGTGGCTGATCATGTTCGGGCGGGACCGTGAGGACGGGGGCGGCCATCCGATTGCGAGCTTGGCAGCCCTGATCCTCGGCCCTCTGGCCGCCGGAATCATTCAAATGGCCGTCTCGCGGCAGCGGGAGTTCGAGGCCGATCGGGTTGGCGCCGAGATTCTGGGGCGGCCACGCTCGCTGGCCAACGCGCTCACGCGGCTCGACGCCATGGCCCAGCGCATCCCGATGCAGATCACTCCGGCGGCGGCTCCGCTTGCCCAGGTCAACCCGCTGGCGGCAACGGGCGGCGGGCTCACCAAGCTCTTCTCCACCCATCCTCCAACCGCGGAACGGGTCGCCAAGCTGATGGAGATGGCGAACGCGCGCTAG
- a CDS encoding serpin family protein: MRIRMLWLGLLLLQGCESATGVDPTVEPPLLQQLPRTLSSDELTAIRANNTFAFNLLGRVVATNATENVFISPLSVSLALGMVMDGARGSTREAMASTLGFGTLPPAAINAGYRDLIRLLVSLDAQIQLTIANSIWAEQTFPIAPAFLSNARTYFDAEADVLDFRSPAAVATINDWVNRKTAGKIPTILDGITPDEVLFAVNAIHFKGTWRRQFRPAETRTGTFHAEDGRQQQVPFMHREARGPYYAGSDFHAVDLWYGSGAYSMTVVVPTGTTSANDLVGRLTADEFTTIASGLRETDVVLAMPKLRLEDTYSLEAVLSQLGMGIAFSRQADLSGISQADPLRLTRVDHKTFVDINEEGTEAAAVTSVGVGVTSAPARVTVTVDRPYLVVIRERLSGTVLFVGRILSIP; this comes from the coding sequence GTGCGGATCCGAATGTTGTGGCTGGGGCTGCTGTTGCTCCAGGGTTGCGAATCCGCGACCGGCGTCGATCCGACGGTCGAACCACCGTTGCTGCAGCAGTTGCCGCGGACGCTCTCCTCCGACGAGCTGACGGCCATCCGCGCCAACAACACCTTCGCATTCAACCTGCTCGGGCGGGTGGTCGCAACGAACGCGACCGAGAACGTGTTCATCTCGCCGTTATCCGTTTCCCTGGCGCTCGGAATGGTCATGGATGGGGCGCGAGGCTCCACCCGCGAGGCCATGGCCAGTACCCTCGGGTTCGGGACGCTTCCGCCCGCGGCCATCAACGCCGGCTATCGCGACCTGATCAGGCTGCTCGTTTCGCTTGATGCGCAGATACAGCTCACCATCGCCAATTCCATCTGGGCTGAGCAGACTTTTCCGATCGCTCCGGCCTTTCTGAGCAACGCGCGAACCTACTTCGACGCAGAAGCCGACGTCCTCGACTTCCGCTCGCCAGCGGCGGTGGCGACCATCAACGACTGGGTCAACCGTAAAACGGCCGGCAAGATCCCGACGATCCTCGATGGTATCACACCGGACGAAGTCCTCTTTGCCGTCAACGCGATTCACTTCAAAGGTACCTGGCGGAGACAGTTCCGACCCGCCGAGACCCGGACCGGAACCTTCCATGCCGAGGACGGGCGCCAGCAGCAGGTGCCGTTCATGCACCGGGAAGCGCGCGGTCCTTACTACGCAGGCAGCGACTTCCATGCCGTCGACCTTTGGTACGGCTCGGGTGCGTATTCCATGACGGTGGTAGTCCCAACCGGAACCACATCCGCCAATGATCTGGTCGGGCGCCTGACAGCCGATGAGTTCACGACGATCGCGAGCGGACTCCGGGAAACCGACGTCGTGCTCGCCATGCCCAAGCTACGCCTGGAAGACACTTACTCGCTTGAGGCGGTATTGAGCCAGCTTGGCATGGGCATCGCCTTCAGCCGTCAGGCCGACCTGAGTGGCATTTCGCAAGCCGACCCCCTTCGGCTTACCCGAGTCGACCATAAGACCTTCGTCGACATCAACGAAGAAGGCACCGAGGCCGCAGCCGTCACCTCGGTCGGCGTTGGGGTCACCAGCGCCCCGGCGCGAGTCACCGTTACGGTGGACCGGCCCTACCTCGTCGTGATTCGGGAACGGCTGTCGGGTACGGTGCTCTTCGTCGGCCGGATTCTGTCGATCCCATGA
- a CDS encoding molybdenum cofactor guanylyltransferase, which produces MVQCAVIAGGDARRLGGLPKGLLEVHGHRILDRIVAACQAAFGRPPMLIASSPAAHRWVPGLTVVPDRLAGLGPLGGIETAIRAAGGSVICLAWDLPFVTPELLTAVAAPLDQFDAVIPESSPGRLEPLCAGYGPGALPIIEAALARGERRVTGWLPGARVHRIPPESLAALGETSRLFLNINTADDLARANAVLP; this is translated from the coding sequence ATGGTACAGTGCGCCGTGATTGCCGGGGGCGATGCCCGTCGACTCGGTGGATTACCCAAGGGCCTGCTCGAAGTGCACGGGCATCGCATCCTCGACCGGATCGTCGCGGCCTGCCAAGCTGCATTCGGGCGGCCCCCGATGCTGATTGCCAGCTCGCCAGCCGCGCACCGGTGGGTTCCTGGCCTCACGGTCGTGCCGGACCGTCTTGCCGGCCTGGGCCCGCTCGGCGGCATTGAAACCGCGATCCGCGCGGCGGGTGGCTCGGTGATCTGTCTTGCCTGGGACCTGCCTTTCGTGACCCCGGAGTTGCTCACTGCGGTGGCGGCACCACTCGACCAGTTCGACGCGGTCATTCCGGAAAGCAGCCCGGGGCGGCTCGAACCGCTCTGCGCCGGCTATGGCCCCGGCGCTCTGCCGATCATCGAAGCGGCGCTGGCCCGAGGCGAGCGTCGCGTGACCGGGTGGCTGCCGGGAGCGCGGGTCCACCGGATCCCCCCGGAATCGCTTGCTGCGCTAGGCGAAACGTCGCGACTCTTCCTCAATATCAATACCGCGGACGACCTGGCCCGAGCCAACGCGGTGTTGCCCTGA
- a CDS encoding molybdopterin molybdotransferase MoeA, translating to MDTRLTAREAARRIADALTPQPPLRVPLEGALGSVLAETITSPIDVPFRTNAAMDGYAVRGSDVRGASAEQPRRLTVIERIPAGAVPSRSIGPGQCARIFTGAPVPNGADSVIRQEDTDLGEPEVRIFGDRDCLANLRQAGEDIPRGAVVFEPGTELRPAHLGVLASLAVTHPMVWRRPRVGIAASGDELARLDQPDLILRGERIASSNSYTLAALVREAGGEPVDLGLAQDTPESIRAQLERAADCDLLITSAGISVGEHDHLRSVIETMGGQLDFWRLRMRPGAPVGFGRLGPTPWIGLPGNPVSTMVTFELFGRAAVRVLMGHRLPFREGIRVRTETAISLGPVLQHFLRVSLHGDPVCPTARVTGSQGSGVLTSMARADGLMIVPEGQHETPAGAELHAIRLDEPCHRADPAF from the coding sequence ATGGACACTCGACTGACTGCCCGCGAGGCAGCCCGGCGGATCGCCGACGCGCTGACCCCGCAGCCGCCTCTCCGCGTGCCGCTCGAAGGCGCGCTGGGAAGCGTCCTCGCCGAAACGATCACCAGCCCGATCGACGTCCCGTTTCGAACCAACGCTGCCATGGACGGCTATGCCGTTCGCGGCAGTGATGTTCGAGGCGCCTCAGCCGAACAACCGCGTCGGCTCACCGTGATCGAGCGGATTCCGGCCGGCGCCGTGCCGAGCCGGTCGATCGGCCCCGGACAATGCGCCCGCATCTTCACCGGCGCTCCGGTTCCCAATGGCGCCGACAGCGTGATCCGGCAGGAAGACACCGATCTCGGTGAGCCCGAGGTTCGGATCTTCGGCGATCGCGACTGCCTCGCCAACCTGCGCCAGGCAGGCGAGGACATACCCCGTGGCGCCGTCGTCTTCGAACCCGGCACCGAACTGCGCCCGGCCCATCTCGGCGTGCTTGCGTCCCTGGCCGTAACGCACCCCATGGTCTGGCGCCGACCCCGAGTCGGGATTGCCGCCAGCGGCGACGAGCTGGCGCGACTCGACCAGCCCGACCTGATCCTGCGCGGCGAGCGAATCGCCAGCTCGAACAGCTATACCCTTGCTGCGCTGGTACGTGAGGCCGGCGGCGAACCGGTGGACCTTGGCCTGGCACAGGATACGCCCGAGAGTATTCGCGCCCAGCTCGAACGTGCAGCCGATTGCGACCTCCTCATCACCAGCGCCGGGATCAGTGTCGGTGAGCACGACCATCTGCGCAGCGTCATCGAGACCATGGGAGGACAGCTCGATTTCTGGCGGCTGCGGATGCGACCCGGCGCTCCGGTGGGATTCGGGCGCCTGGGACCGACGCCATGGATCGGTCTGCCGGGCAATCCGGTCAGTACCATGGTGACATTCGAGCTCTTCGGGCGGGCCGCGGTTCGGGTGCTGATGGGGCACCGACTGCCCTTCCGCGAGGGCATCCGGGTGCGGACCGAAACCGCGATTTCACTCGGCCCCGTCCTGCAGCATTTTCTGCGGGTGTCGCTGCACGGCGACCCCGTCTGCCCGACCGCGCGGGTGACCGGATCACAAGGCTCAGGTGTGCTCACCTCGATGGCGCGCGCCGACGGGCTGATGATCGTGCCGGAAGGCCAGCATGAGACGCCGGCAGGCGCGGAACTGCACGCGATTCGCCTCGACGAACCTTGTCACCGGGCCGACCCGGCGTTCTAA
- a CDS encoding DUF2911 domain-containing protein, producing the protein MTRRNGIWAAAFAATVALAGVAEAQQQQPVLSPRDTTKATIAGATIIVDYGRPSKRGRQVVGNLIPYDKVWRTGANKATHLVTDKGLMFGNVMVPAGTYTLYTFASETGNWKLAINKQTGQWGTEYKPEEDLARIDLKVATLPQSVEQFVIKIEPTRGGGILKLEWDTVSASAAFMVH; encoded by the coding sequence ATGACTCGACGTAACGGCATCTGGGCGGCGGCATTCGCCGCAACCGTGGCGCTGGCCGGAGTGGCCGAGGCCCAGCAGCAGCAACCGGTCCTGTCGCCCCGGGACACCACCAAGGCAACTATTGCCGGCGCCACCATCATCGTTGACTACGGTCGGCCATCGAAGCGGGGGCGGCAGGTGGTTGGCAATCTGATTCCGTACGACAAGGTCTGGCGCACCGGCGCCAACAAGGCAACCCACCTCGTGACCGACAAGGGGCTGATGTTCGGGAACGTGATGGTGCCGGCCGGGACCTACACGCTGTACACCTTTGCGTCGGAAACGGGCAACTGGAAGCTGGCCATCAACAAGCAGACGGGACAGTGGGGCACCGAGTACAAGCCCGAAGAGGATCTGGCCCGGATCGATCTCAAGGTGGCCACGTTGCCGCAGTCGGTCGAGCAGTTCGTCATCAAGATCGAGCCGACCCGAGGCGGGGGCATCCTCAAGCTCGAGTGGGACACGGTTTCGGCCAGCGCCGCCTTCATGGTCCACTGA
- a CDS encoding TerC family protein has protein sequence MHSIEWFLFAAVAFSLLAADLFIVHRKARVLSMREASRWTAVVVSTSLLFGLIVLWRSGPTSALEYYAGYLVELSLSVDNLFVFILIFQYFAVPPVAHSKVLNWGVFGAAAMRGIMIVVGTAVLGRFDWLFIVLGVILLFTAARMFKEHEDEIEPEKNPLVKLAKRLVPMTPNYEGARFFVKTPAGWLATPLFVVVLVIEWTDVVFAIDSIPAILSITRDPFIVYTSNIFAILGLRAMFFVIQDAIQQFKYLKPGVGLILAFVGVKMIFIKWFHLPVAISLGFILTVLTGSIAMSIIKSRRTPAV, from the coding sequence GTGCACTCAATCGAGTGGTTTCTGTTTGCGGCCGTCGCATTCTCCTTGCTGGCGGCCGATCTCTTCATTGTACATCGAAAGGCGCGCGTCCTGTCGATGCGCGAGGCGTCGCGGTGGACCGCCGTCGTCGTGTCGACATCTCTCCTCTTCGGCCTGATCGTTCTCTGGCGGAGCGGGCCGACGTCGGCACTCGAGTACTACGCCGGCTATCTGGTAGAGTTGTCCCTCTCGGTCGACAACCTGTTCGTCTTCATTCTGATCTTTCAGTACTTCGCGGTCCCGCCAGTTGCCCACTCGAAGGTGCTCAACTGGGGTGTGTTCGGCGCGGCCGCGATGCGCGGCATCATGATCGTGGTGGGCACGGCCGTGCTGGGCCGCTTCGACTGGCTCTTCATCGTGCTGGGGGTGATCCTGCTGTTCACGGCCGCCCGGATGTTCAAAGAGCACGAGGATGAGATCGAGCCGGAAAAGAATCCGCTCGTCAAGCTGGCCAAGCGACTGGTGCCAATGACGCCGAACTACGAAGGCGCGCGGTTCTTCGTCAAGACGCCCGCCGGATGGCTCGCGACGCCGCTGTTCGTGGTCGTCCTGGTGATCGAGTGGACCGACGTCGTCTTTGCCATCGACAGTATTCCGGCCATTCTCTCCATCACCCGTGATCCGTTCATCGTGTACACCTCGAACATCTTCGCCATCCTGGGGCTGCGCGCAATGTTCTTCGTGATTCAGGACGCGATCCAGCAGTTCAAGTACCTCAAGCCCGGCGTCGGGCTGATTCTGGCGTTCGTCGGCGTCAAGATGATCTTCATCAAATGGTTTCACTTGCCGGTCGCGATATCACTCGGCTTCATCCTGACGGTACTGACGGGATCGATCGCGATGTCGATCATCAAGTCGCGTCGCACGCCGGCAGTTTGA